One Siniperca chuatsi isolate FFG_IHB_CAS linkage group LG3, ASM2008510v1, whole genome shotgun sequence genomic region harbors:
- the spink4 gene encoding serine peptidase inhibitor, Kazal type 4 isoform X1, which yields MTGRVVFLGLLLICVAAGNKHLDAVENSGLLRKPSCPDMEEVVACPLNLAPVCGSDGNTYANECTLCAHRQTTKMDILIAKEESC from the exons ATGACTGGAAGAGTTGTTTTTCTGGGACTCCTGCTCATCTGTGTGGCTGCAGGTAACAAACACTTAG ATGCTGTGGAGAACTCTGGACTCCTGAGAAag CCTTCCTGTCCTGACATGGAGGAGGTTGTGGCATGCCCTTTGAACCTGGCCCCTGTGTGTGGCAGCGATGGAAACACCTATGCCAACGAGTGTACCCTGTGTGCCCACAGACA AACAACCAAGATGGACATTTTGATTGCCAAAGAGGAGAGCTGCTGA
- the spink4 gene encoding serine peptidase inhibitor, Kazal type 4 isoform X2, which yields MTGRVVFLGLLLICVAADAVENSGLLRKPSCPDMEEVVACPLNLAPVCGSDGNTYANECTLCAHRQTTKMDILIAKEESC from the exons ATGACTGGAAGAGTTGTTTTTCTGGGACTCCTGCTCATCTGTGTGGCTGCAG ATGCTGTGGAGAACTCTGGACTCCTGAGAAag CCTTCCTGTCCTGACATGGAGGAGGTTGTGGCATGCCCTTTGAACCTGGCCCCTGTGTGTGGCAGCGATGGAAACACCTATGCCAACGAGTGTACCCTGTGTGCCCACAGACA AACAACCAAGATGGACATTTTGATTGCCAAAGAGGAGAGCTGCTGA